GTTTGAAGCCTCCTTCGCCAAACTGATCATAAAAACGTAAGAGGTACTCCTGACGCATCTGGTCTACTACGATGCCTACTACTAGTTTAGGCCGTTGGTCAGGTTCCGTTTTCGGGCTAAAAGCGGTGAGCAAACAGAAGCAGGCAAGTGCCCACAACAGCATTGATTTCTTTAACATATTACGCATATAACTAATCAAAAAAACAGGTTAGTGATGGTTGTACTGATAACAGTCTTTGCTTCAGCTTAATTTTTTGTATCTCAAATATCTTATTCTTTTCCGCAGAATCCACCCCAAAGTTTAAAAAGCGTATACTTGTTTGCAGATATAATACCTAGATAACATAATAAACATGCTAAAGAAGGTAACTTGGTACTATTGCTGCGCAATTAACTCTTTTAGCTTCCAGGCATTGCGTACAGCATTGCCCCCTCCATCATTATTAAAATAAGCAAAAACTTCTTTGCCCTGGTACTGCCACTCTCGTATTCGTTCTGCCCACCATTGAAGGTCCTGATCAGAATAAGAACCGCCATACAAATGTTGGTGGTCCGGACCATGTAACCTTATATATACAAAAGGTGCTGTAGCCCTTAGTTCACACTTGAGCATTGCCCCGCTCATAATGCAATATGCGGCCTTGTGTCTTTCCAGTAGCTGAAATATATCTTCTCTATGCCAGCTGGCATGTCTAAATTCTAGGGCAGTTCGCATCCACCAGGGAATGTTGTCTAAAAAATACGCCAGCCGATCATAGTCATACTCCATTTGTGGGGATAGTTGAACTAAAAAAACAGCTCTTTTATCTAACAGAGCATGCCACCCTTTTTCTATAGTTTGCAGCCACTTCTCAGGAGCATATAATCGCTTAGCGTGGGTAAGCCCCCGCGGGGCCTTTACCGTCATCAGAAAACCCTGAGGAAGTCGGCGGCGCCAACTTTTAAATGTATTAAGCTTTGGCCAGCGATAATAGCTGCTGTTAAGCTCTACGGTATGAAAATGCTGAAGGTAATAGTGCAATCGCTGATAAGGAGGGGTATTTTGCGGGTACAAAACCCCATTCCAATGCTCATAGCTCCAGCCTGATGTACCTATATGTATACTCATACTTACTCAATGAACCAAATGTGTTTAATGTTTGAGGTAAAGTTTTTATCATTAATGAGTCTGAGGTTCAAGCTTTCCTTTGCTTCTTTTGCTAAACACATAAATTAAAGGACCTATAAGAAAATACACTACACCAGCCAGTATAGCCAGTGAGGGCATAGGCGAAAAGTAAGCACCCAATGCGATTACGATAGATAACAATGATACACCACACTGTATCCAGTATTTAGTAAGGGTACTATGGGTATGAGCTTCTTCCACATCGCTAAACTCTAGCTCTTCTTTATTGGCATAAGCATGCCGATATAGCAGGGCAAAACATAAGATTAGTGCAAAGTAACCTGAGCTATAAATGATCATAATCAGGGGAAGTTTTTCCCAACTGTTAACTAAGGTAACCAACTCTATAAAAGCTGTTTTATCATACTCCAGACCCAAAAGAATAAGAATTATAAATTTTGTGTAAGACAGCAAAAAACTGATGATAAACTTAAGCGGATAGACGAAGAATAGAACCACAATTAGTAAGCAGGCATTGATAATATTAATTTGCCTATCTATTAGGCCAAAGCGGTAAAAATACTGGCAATGTGCTCCCCAAATGAAAAACAAAACCATAGTACTTAGAGCAAAAGCCAGAAAGTCTGCTGCAAAAGTAATTAACTCATCTCCAGTTTTTGGAGCTTCCAATGAGACTAGCAAAAGTGTGATGGCCAGGGCTATTACGCCATCACTGAGCTGCTCCAGACGCGTATTGCCTTCGCCCCTTTGTCGATATACACTTTTATAGTTTTGCTTTAACCACCTTCTCATAGATACAGGCTTTTATGATCATATTTTATGCTATGCCTAGCTACTGGGGCTTGTGGTTGATGTAGGTGTGCAGGGCATTAACATACTCTTCAAATGCTTGTACACCCTTTTTAGTAATGCTACACCGGGTTTGTGGATAGTTATCTTTAAAAGACTTTTCTATTTGAATGTAGTCCGCCTCTTTGAGCTTGCTCAGTTGTACACTCAAATTACCAGCAGTTGCCCCTGTCTTTTCTTTAATGTAAGTAAACTCTGCCTCTTCTACACTTA
This window of the Porifericola rhodea genome carries:
- a CDS encoding DUF72 domain-containing protein, translated to MSIHIGTSGWSYEHWNGVLYPQNTPPYQRLHYYLQHFHTVELNSSYYRWPKLNTFKSWRRRLPQGFLMTVKAPRGLTHAKRLYAPEKWLQTIEKGWHALLDKRAVFLVQLSPQMEYDYDRLAYFLDNIPWWMRTALEFRHASWHREDIFQLLERHKAAYCIMSGAMLKCELRATAPFVYIRLHGPDHQHLYGGSYSDQDLQWWAERIREWQYQGKEVFAYFNNDGGGNAVRNAWKLKELIAQQ
- a CDS encoding winged helix-turn-helix domain-containing protein → MTDFKKLNPLLHTQLRLAIISLLVSVEEAEFTYIKEKTGATAGNLSVQLSKLKEADYIQIEKSFKDNYPQTRCSITKKGVQAFEEYVNALHTYINHKPQ
- a CDS encoding TMEM175 family protein, whose protein sequence is MRRWLKQNYKSVYRQRGEGNTRLEQLSDGVIALAITLLLVSLEAPKTGDELITFAADFLAFALSTMVLFFIWGAHCQYFYRFGLIDRQINIINACLLIVVLFFVYPLKFIISFLLSYTKFIILILLGLEYDKTAFIELVTLVNSWEKLPLIMIIYSSGYFALILCFALLYRHAYANKEELEFSDVEEAHTHSTLTKYWIQCGVSLLSIVIALGAYFSPMPSLAILAGVVYFLIGPLIYVFSKRSKGKLEPQTH